A single window of Candidatus Poribacteria bacterium DNA harbors:
- a CDS encoding CRTAC1 family protein codes for MTRRWAILAVCLVSSLSQAEPAIRFTDVTADAGIGFTHTSDRSEARRLPETLGSGVAWIDYDGDGLPDLFFVNGGDLDALGSSTAPNALYRNRGDGTFEDVTASAGVGGRAGYGMGCAVGDYDNDGDPDLYVTCYGRNTLYRNDGDGTFSDATAQAGVEDSGWSSSAAWFDYDRDGHLDLYVCHYVVYDLNASYPPCVEQGVRTYCHPRHFEGEPDRLYRNNGDGTFTDATKPAGAVDLGGMFDGKGLGVVAADVTDDGYPDLYIANDDTPNYLFINNRDGTFTETALLAGCAFSGDGVAQAGMGVDASDVDGDGRIDLFVTNLCYETNALYRNLGDGSFVDATYAAHLANESYLHVGFGTGFADFDNDGWRDLFVANGHILDNVEQTSDTLTYAQRDQVFRSLGGGLFQDASAEAGEYFARRGASRGAAFADYDNDGDVDVVVTTSGGAPVLLRNDSPRGGNWARVRLEGRGSARDGIGARVSVTAGDRMDAQEVKTGSSYLSASDARLHFGLGGADRIDRLEVRWGSGGVQILQDLPANREIVVVEPE; via the coding sequence ATGACCCGTCGATGGGCGATCCTCGCCGTGTGCCTCGTGTCGAGCCTTAGTCAGGCGGAACCCGCCATCCGATTCACGGACGTCACCGCTGACGCCGGGATCGGCTTCACGCACACCAGCGACCGCTCGGAAGCGCGGCGGCTCCCCGAAACGCTCGGCTCCGGCGTCGCATGGATCGACTACGACGGGGACGGGCTCCCCGATCTCTTCTTCGTGAACGGCGGCGATCTGGACGCGCTCGGATCGTCCACCGCGCCGAACGCCCTTTACAGGAACCGAGGCGACGGGACGTTCGAGGACGTAACGGCTTCCGCCGGAGTGGGCGGACGCGCCGGCTACGGGATGGGTTGCGCCGTCGGCGATTACGACAACGACGGCGATCCCGACCTCTACGTCACCTGCTATGGGCGGAATACGCTCTACCGCAACGACGGAGACGGGACGTTCTCAGACGCGACGGCGCAAGCGGGCGTCGAGGACTCCGGCTGGAGCTCCAGCGCGGCGTGGTTCGACTATGACCGGGACGGTCATCTCGACCTCTACGTCTGTCACTACGTCGTCTATGACCTGAACGCGTCCTACCCGCCGTGCGTCGAGCAGGGGGTGCGGACCTACTGCCATCCGCGCCACTTCGAGGGCGAGCCGGATCGGCTCTACCGGAACAACGGCGACGGAACCTTCACCGACGCGACGAAGCCCGCCGGAGCCGTGGACCTCGGCGGGATGTTCGACGGCAAGGGGCTGGGCGTCGTCGCCGCCGACGTGACGGACGACGGCTATCCCGACCTCTACATCGCCAACGACGACACACCCAACTACCTCTTCATCAACAACCGGGACGGCACTTTCACGGAGACCGCGCTGCTCGCAGGCTGCGCGTTCAGCGGAGACGGCGTCGCGCAGGCGGGCATGGGCGTCGATGCGTCCGACGTGGACGGCGATGGGCGGATCGACCTTTTCGTCACGAACCTCTGCTACGAGACGAACGCGCTCTACCGGAACCTGGGCGATGGGTCGTTCGTGGATGCGACCTACGCTGCCCATCTGGCGAACGAGAGCTACCTGCACGTCGGATTCGGGACCGGGTTCGCCGACTTCGACAACGACGGCTGGCGCGATCTCTTCGTGGCGAACGGACATATCCTCGACAACGTGGAGCAGACATCCGACACGCTGACCTACGCCCAACGCGATCAGGTGTTCCGCAGTCTGGGCGGCGGGTTGTTCCAAGACGCCTCGGCGGAGGCGGGGGAGTACTTCGCCCGGCGAGGAGCGTCGCGCGGAGCCGCCTTCGCCGACTACGACAACGACGGCGATGTGGACGTCGTCGTGACAACGTCGGGGGGCGCGCCGGTTCTTCTGCGGAACGACTCGCCGCGCGGCGGGAACTGGGCGCGGGTGCGCCTGGAGGGTCGCGGAAGCGCCCGGGACGGGATCGGCGCGCGCGTCTCCGTCACGGCCGGGGACCGCATGGACGCCCAGGAGGTCAAGACGGGTTCCAGCTACCTGAGCGCCTCGGACGCCCGGCTCCACTTCGGACTCGGCGGCGCTGACAGAATCGACCGGCTGGAGGTGCGGTGGGGTAGCGGCGGCGTCCAGATTCTCCAGGACCTTCCGGCGAACCGCGAGATCGTCGTCGTGGAACCGGAGTAG
- a CDS encoding formylglycine-generating enzyme family protein, producing the protein MRSWSPHSGALALSFLLLAGGVAEEPSVPRLELVPVPAGEFLMGTDEWGSDESPARAVTLPAFSIAVTETTNAQYHAFWLADGGASSRHTPLNFTDEDRVAAWTRTVAAKPDHPVVGVTWFDAAAYAAWLGMRLPTEAEWEKAARGTDGRLWSWGNAFDGRIGTATLHANLLRDGSTPMPVGRFVTGASPYGALDMIGNVREWTADWYSETYYRASGDIDPKGPATGTWRAVRGGSWTDPPENGGVTRRYTQRPGVATSFTGFRVARDGT; encoded by the coding sequence TTGAGAAGCTGGTCTCCCCATAGCGGCGCGTTGGCGCTGTCCTTCCTGTTGCTCGCAGGGGGCGTCGCGGAAGAACCGTCTGTTCCGAGGCTAGAGCTGGTTCCGGTTCCGGCTGGCGAGTTCCTGATGGGCACCGACGAATGGGGCTCCGACGAGAGCCCCGCCCGGGCCGTCACACTCCCCGCGTTCTCCATCGCCGTGACCGAGACGACCAACGCCCAATACCACGCCTTCTGGCTCGCCGACGGGGGAGCGTCCAGCCGCCACACGCCTCTCAACTTCACGGACGAGGATCGCGTCGCCGCCTGGACGCGGACGGTGGCGGCGAAGCCCGATCATCCCGTCGTCGGCGTCACGTGGTTCGACGCCGCCGCCTACGCCGCGTGGCTGGGGATGCGCCTGCCCACCGAAGCCGAATGGGAGAAGGCAGCTCGCGGAACCGACGGTCGGCTGTGGTCATGGGGAAACGCCTTCGATGGGCGCATCGGCACGGCGACGCTCCACGCGAATCTGTTGCGCGACGGTTCCACACCGATGCCGGTCGGACGGTTCGTCACCGGCGCCAGCCCTTACGGCGCGCTCGACATGATCGGCAACGTCCGCGAGTGGACGGCGGACTGGTACTCGGAGACGTACTACCGCGCGTCAGGCGACATCGATCCCAAGGGTCCCGCGACGGGAACCTGGCGCGCCGTGCGGGGAGGATCGTGGACGGACCCGCCGGAGAACGGCGGCGTCACGCGCCGATACACGCAGCGCCCCGGCGTCGCGACGAGCTTCACGGGGTTCCGCGTCGCGCGGGACGGCACATGA